A single Pan paniscus chromosome 21, NHGRI_mPanPan1-v2.0_pri, whole genome shotgun sequence DNA region contains:
- the LOC103782769 gene encoding translation initiation factor IF-2: MAPPRPAALCPDPRPLLGAGPGPLAPHSPGRTAGLGKQPRRTKRRVRRRALVGGAASKPRSPESQRRGGSEEAGGRASAPSSRSSGALALGRRRPTLFQPPARIAGAPGRTPSLVRPGSHKRPPRERQSERSTNVY, translated from the exons ATGGCCCCTCCCCGGCCGGCCGCGCTCTGCCCGGACCCCCGCCCCCTGCTCGGTGCTGGCCCCGGGCCCCTCGCCCCGCACTCGCCCGGGCGCACCGCAGGGCTTGGAAAGCAGCCCCGGCGAACGAAAAGGCGAGTGAGGAGGCGGGCGCTGGTGGGAGGAGCAGCCAGCAAGCCTAGGAGTCCAGAGAGCCAGCGCCGGGGAGGCAGCGAGGAGGCAGGCGGGCGGGCGAGCGCTCCTTCTTCCCGCTCCTCTGGCGCTCTCGCCCTCGGGCGGCGGCGACCCACCCTCTTCCAACCTCCGGCGCGGATAGCAGGGGCCCCGGGGCGCACTCCCAGCCTTGTGCGCCCTGGATCGCACAAGAGGCCGCCTCGGGAGCGCCAGAGTG AGCGCTcgacaaatgtttactga